The Loxodonta africana isolate mLoxAfr1 chromosome 5, mLoxAfr1.hap2, whole genome shotgun sequence region ccaaaaacttttttttatgaatGAAGAGTATAAGGTGTACTGCTCAAAGCTGCTGCTGCTCGTGATGAGTATAATTTCTCATTCTTCAGTTTTTATCATGGTGATGGTTAGATATAAGCAGGACTCTAACAGGAAAAATAATCATGTCAACAACAAGAATAGTGTCCCAAGCCATCTCATAACTATTTTTAATCTATTTCTATGTTTATCCCCATTCCAAGATCAGATCTTCCATCTGccactcccaaccaaaaaaaaatgaTAGACAGGAAAACACAAATTCAAACTAATTGGTTTTATTCACACTACCCATGAAAAGCAATTACATTTTTTACGTAAAATCAATAACACAGAATAATAGAAATTGTTAGAGTAATATATCTGGTAGAAACACAATACagtaaataaatgagaaaattaaaaatagcaTACTTTAGTGATTAAATTTATACTATATTTTCTACTTATTTATAGCAGCATCTGTAAGATTTCCCTATTTGTTAACAAGTTAACTAgcagcaaaattttaaaaattaaacaaattcaGTAGATGTTTCTCTTCACTCTTTTGTTCATACAAAATTTATTATCACATTAACCAAACAAAACTACTTCTATTCCTGAAGAAAAAGGTAGGAAAACATTTCATCAATCACCCTCCTGCCAAAAGGAAGGAAGCTGGGAAAAACTTGTATTtattgacaaaaaaaaatctcaaacacCTTGACCAATTAATTGATGGGTAAATTTTGTGGAGTCTGCATGTGTGTGAGTAAAGTGTGattgagtgagtgtgtgtgagtgaataTATGCTGTGTTAACTTTATTTTCTGACTTTATATTGCAGTTAAAAAACATGTGGAAGTTTCCAGGAGGCCTGTCAGAGCCTGGAGAAGATATCGGTGTGTATCCTACATATTTTTAATTGGCTTGAAAATGTTGATGAAATCCACATGTttagtttctttctttaaaataccAAAGAATAAGGTTTAAAATTTTCTAACTGGTTCAGACTGGGTCAAGAAATTTCAGAGAAGTTACTTCAGGGCTGATATAAAATTAGAAGCAAAATGTATAACATATAACCAATTTCATGAGTATAAATAATACTGCTAGGAGCACATCACCTTTTTCTTCTGTTTAGGACTGCTTCTTGATTAATTTGTTTGAAAATGAGAAactttgtatatatatgtgtaaattTAGGATTATTTTGGATATGACTAAAGTTGTTGGTATTAACATAGAAAAGATCAATTCTTAACCATTCATTCACagaagaatgaattaaaaaaattgttgtcaTCTTTTCATGACTCTAACTCATGAAATAGTCACTTTTAAAATAACTGTGAAATAAGTATTATAAAATcaaactgtcatggattaaaccctttgtctctcattttttgAATTATAGAACAGCAGTGGCATAATGCTTATTATGAAAATTTATCTATTCTTTCTTTTGAATATTCAGGAagccaaaaacacagtaaaatgtcACATGAGAAAGTCTCAAATGAAAAATAACCCCCCAAAACAACTTACTGAGCTCTATATTTAAGACAAGAAGATATGATGTAAGCTAAGAATTCTTTACTTCCTTGTTTTTACAGGAAATAGACAAAAGAATAAACGCTGAATTTTTCTACCTACTCCTTAAACCATTAGGTCAGAGTCAGTTTCCATCAAAATAAATCAGTAATTCATTTGCTTTATTTGCTTTTTCTCAATATGCATGCTCCCATTCTCGTTAGCTAGCATTTATATAGGCAATTTCCTAAttatctttaaatatttaatttaaaatgtatatatacctaAAACTTAATTTCTAAAAATATTACACAAATTAAAatgtcatatatataatatataaccaACTCCTAAAAACTCTGCGTTAAGATATATCCATAACAAACCTTTTTTTTCTGGGGAGGGGGACTTATTTAGTAGTTATTGACTTTTTCCTTAGATTCTGCTTAGGTCTTCTAGTGACACAAAAGAGAATTCTGTAGTGGtgcaagtgctgaaagaaaagaccatttgTTCTAGAACACCTAATTGCCTCATACCATCCCTATGTAGTATGTGAGCGTATATGAACTAGTTAGCTTATTGTTTGCACCCCTGAGAGAGGAAGCTGTCTATACTGGGCAAAAAGCAGTCTGCAGGAAAAGGTTTGTGTAGCTGCTTCTCCTGAATTCGCCTTCTCAaatgaattgattttttttttacatttgaatTATTATGGATACTTTGAATTTCAGTTATATTTAAGTCTAATTGAAGAAATGCATTTCCAAGGCAAATATATATAACTTTAGGTTGAAGTATACTCCAGAGCCTTTTTTTAAAGTCCAAATAATTAAGAATttgctacttttttttaaatacgtcTCAACCATGcagaattaagaaaaaagaaaaggcttcTAAGCAACAACTGGCATTCACCATACTTCCTGGGGGTAGTATAAATTAAAACTTGGCCTTGGGTTTCCTAAAAGCAGCTAGAAGTGATAACTGACAGTGGAGGTCTGAAAGACTATGTCTATATGAAGACATTTCTGTTTTATAACACAGTACAATAATAGATATTCTTAACAGTGAAGCCAAATCATCtaagaattattttctttaagCCTTGTGTTTAGGAAAGTATATAATATACATTAGGAATACTGCCATCACGAATGGCTAAACATTCATATTGACTCTTAAGTAGTGAACACTAGTTACAtgggaaataaatttgtttgaaATTCATCATTCTTTGATAATATTAGGTAAATGAACATTATTGTCCAtagtgttaggaaaaaaaaaaattaggagggcCACATATAAAATAGAAAGCCAATTCTCAAAGCTTTAGTATAAAATAATACCCTAGGTATACAAAGGGTATCTAAAGAGTCAAGGTTAAAAATGGACAAGTTGCTACTGACAGGAAGAAAACCATCTGCATCAGCTAAAGGACTGCACCGCAGCTGGTCTAGTCAGAGATCACCGGTGCAGGAGAATCAGAGGGATACACTAGGGAACCCCACACTTGGCAAAATTTTTCCTATTATTTTATTTCAACCTTAATCCTGttattaaatattataaaatagaaataacaatATAAATTCCATTTCATTATTGTTGCATACCTAAACAAAACACTATGACATATTTAAACATATTTCTTAATCagcaaaactaaaaacaaaaacctcttgGTTTTTCATATGTTCTTTATAGCTATAAAACAGTTAATGTTACTTCAGTTCAATTTACAGTATATGAAAATAATAAAGGCACAACAAAATAAAGCACTTTTATCTTGATAAAACATTTACATTCACGTCCAGATCCTTGGAGAAGAGATTTCCACCTTGCAGTGGAAGGGGTCTTTCAGACACTGGATGCAAAGACTCTCATTTGCCCGTTCAGTTTTCAGTCTAATCAGTGAGATGCTGGTTCAAGCGAAACTGCCCCAAACCACCTCAGCAGCTGTGACTTTGAATCAGCTGCTGCGGTGGCTGCCGAGCAGGGCAGGTTCACTCACCTGCCCCAGGCTTTGCTTCTGTGATGTGAACAGCCAAGACTCACGAAGTCAGGCCAACTCTCAAGTAGTGGCACTAAGAACTAAACAGGACCCCCAGGGTCATTTTtcaaagaatttaaagaaaaaaatacaaacatttaAATAACAGTTAAGTGAGATTGGCAAATAGCATTATATAAAATTTAACACTAGTACCACAATCTTTAATAAATTTAATAACAAATAATTGTTGTATGCCAgattaaaaatcatttttcttaAGGAAAGTCCCTCTTTTTGTAACCTagagtctcattttattttttcagtttgagTTAATTTCTAATGATATTTAACCTATGGGCAAATCTCTCAATTAGAAGGGAAGTCAGCATGGAATTCAAAATGGGCAGATAAATGTCTTACATTACAGAACCTTTACTCTTCCCATACATCTTTCCAGAGCAGTCCCTTAAGAGAAAAACCAAGAGCTTATTTATCCAGGGGCAAGACAGTCTACAGGCACATCACATGAGAATTGAGACATTTTTCCTTAACTCCCTCTTCCTTGCCTATTCTTCACCAATAGCACtactagaaaaaaaaaccaaacccattgctgtcaagtcgattccgactcatagagaaggCACATATAATTTACTATTTGACAGATAAGAACAATGGCGGCATCAAAGAGTGAACGAAAAACTCTGGCAATAGTGATGCTTCCCAGCAAAGTGGGCAGGGAAGGTTGTAAGCGCACCTCCTCAATGCTTTGGGAGACAATGACAGAGCGTCACAAAATTAGGGAAAGCCCATTTAGGGAGTTCATCTGGACATTTGGAAAAAGCAGCCACAAAAACACCTGAACGGCAATAAAAATACTGCCCCAGAAATTGACATATAATTGAAAAAAacttataaaatatgaaaatttcTATCGCATTATAAATTTCTGTATATTGCAAGGTCTTTGAAAACTTCTGATGAAATAAGTGCAGTGTTTTGATGTTAGAGGAATAAATTGAAAGTTCTTTGGAGTCTTACTTCAAGAAACAAAGGAAATGCCAAAAATGACTGGAGTGAGATTCCTCTGACAGCAATAACTACAGGGGCAGTGACTCCTCTTCAGAATGCTGATGAAGGAATCCGCTAGATGCCACATAGCTCATACATTCTGCAGCTCAACAGACTTTTATACGAAAACGGATCTCTTATTCTCAATTCCAATATATATAAATTTAGGCAGTTTTGATGGATGATCAGGAACCGGataaaccaaacctggtgccgtcaagttaattctgactcataatgaccctataggacagagtagaaatggccATAGgcttttccaaggctgaaatttttacaaaagcagactggcatatctttctcccacagagcagttagtgtattcgaactgctgacctttcggttagcagccaagcacttaggaTATATGCAGGAATATCAACTGAGCTTTGCAACATGTGTTTTAACTTTTGCAGCATGTGTTTTTTACCTTTTGGGAAGTAGAGAAGGAAGAGGGTAGAAAGACGTGACCCCAAAAATGCACAGGTGGATAAGCCTGTAAGTAGCAGCCAAAGAAACATTcagtattttaaaaactttttagatATATATACAGTGCTAAGAAGATACTTTGGTAGTGTATACCATTTCAGGTTGTCCAGAAGGCAAAAAGTTTGTGCTGAAAACTTTATTTTCTTAGGGTGGAGATTTACTTTTGAACATTTAGATATTACTTTCACTGAAAATCTTCAATGATGAAGTTTCTAGAAATGTCCTCTTTGTTGATTTGTACATCTTTCTTTTATGTAGGAGACACAGCAGTTCGAGAAGTTTTTGAAGAGACTGGTATAAAATCAGAATTCAGATCCCTCCTGAGTATTCGGCAACAGCACACCAATCCAGGAGCTTTTGGGAAGTCGGATATGTATATAATCTGCCGCCTAAAGCCATATTCATTCACCATAAATTTTTGCCAGCATGAATGCTTAAGGTGTGAGTGGATGGATCTCAATGACCTGGTCAAGACTGAAAATACGACTCCCATCACCAGCAGAGTAGCTAGGCTGATGCTCTATGGGTACAGAGAAGGATTTGACAAGATTGACCTGACCATGGAAGAACTTCCAGCAGTTTACACAGGCTTGTTCTATAAACTCTatcacaaggaactgccagagaaTTACAAAACTATGACAGGAATGTACTAAATTCACATTTGCAtgtttaaaaagttttaaagtaAATTTACATGTAGATTAATGTGTGCCATATTATATGAAGTAGTGGACATTTTGAGCGATTAAATACCTGACTTTAATTTTCTAATGTGTATGGTTTTTATGAAGAAAATTTGTTTATAAATGTGCAAATTTTAAAAGCCCCTTTTTCCAATAAAGTAAATGTATAAAAAGGTGTAGCTCTAAGTAAGCTCCACCAGGTAAAGGTAAATGCTGTATGAAAGAGTGAAAGTTTAGCAACGGTTAAATATTTCACTGGTAGCTAAAATGTGATCTAACCAGCTAGCCAAACTGAGCAGATGAC contains the following coding sequences:
- the NUDT6 gene encoding nucleoside diphosphate-linked moiety X motif 6 isoform X3 — encoded protein: MWKFPGGLSEPGEDIGDTAVREVFEETGIKSEFRSLLSIRQQHTNPGAFGKSDMYIICRLKPYSFTINFCQHECLRCEWMDLNDLVKTENTTPITSRVARLMLYGYREGFDKIDLTMEELPAVYTGLFYKLYHKELPENYKTMTGMY
- the NUDT6 gene encoding nucleoside diphosphate-linked moiety X motif 6 isoform X2, with translation MKTDSELKLGSERLKNMWKFPGGLSEPGEDIGDTAVREVFEETGIKSEFRSLLSIRQQHTNPGAFGKSDMYIICRLKPYSFTINFCQHECLRCEWMDLNDLVKTENTTPITSRVARLMLYGYREGFDKIDLTMEELPAVYTGLFYKLYHKELPENYKTMTGMY